In a single window of the Montipora capricornis isolate CH-2021 chromosome 11, ASM3666992v2, whole genome shotgun sequence genome:
- the LOC138023191 gene encoding clumping factor A-like translates to MECDPTAEASIDAVRSDDNGDEDNDDIDDADNDDNGDEDNDDIDDADNDDNGDEDNDDIDDADNDDNDDEDKDDIDDADNDDSGDEDNDDIDDAENDDNGDEDHDDIDDADNDDNSDEDNDDIDDADNDDNGDEDNDDIDDADNDDSGDEDNDDIDDAENDDNGDEDHDDIDDADNDDNGDEDNDDIDDADNDDNSDEDNDDIDDADNDDNSDEDNDDIDDADNDDNGDEDNDDIDDADNDDSGDEDNDDIDDAENDDNGDEDHDDIDDADNDDNGDEDNDDIDDADNDDNSDEDNDDIDDADNDDNGDEDNDDIDDADNDDSGDEDNDDIDDADNDDNGDEDNDDIDDADNDDNGDEDNDDIDDADNDDNDDEDKDDIDDADNDDNGVDDNDDIDDADNDDNGDEDNDDIDDADNDDNGDEDNDDIDDADNDDNGDEDNDDIDDADNDDNGDEDNDDIDDADSDDNGDEDNDDIDDDADSGDDDTEQL, encoded by the exons ATGGAATGTGACCCAACAGCGGAGGCTAGCATTGACGCGGTCAGAAG TGATGACAATGGTGATGAGGACAacgatgatattgatgatgCTGACAATGATGACAATGGTGATGAGGACAacgatgatattgatgatgCTGACAATGATGACAATGGTGATGAGGACAacgatgatattgatgatgctgacaatgatgacaatgatgatgaggACAAAGATGATATTGATGATGCTGACAATGATGACAGTGGTGATGAGGACAacgatgatattgatgatgCTGAGAATGATGACAATGGTGATGAGGACCacgatgatattgatgatgCTGACAATGATGACAATAGTGATGAGGACAacgatgatattgatgatgCTGACAATGATGACAATGGTGATGAGGACAacgatgatattgatgatgCTGACAATGATGACAGTGGTGATGAGGACAacgatgatattgatgatgCTGAGAATGATGACAATGGTGATGAGGACCacgatgatattgatgatgCTGACAATGATGACAATGGTGATGAGGACAacgatgatattgatgatgCTGACAATGATGACAATAGTGATGAGGACAacgatgatattgatgatgCTGACAATGATGACAATAGTGATGAGGACAacgatgatattgatgatgCTGACAATGATGACAATGGTGATGAGGACAacgatgatattgatgatgCTGACAATGATGACAGTGGTGATGAGGACAacgatgatattgatgatgCTGAGAATGATGACAATGGTGATGAGGACCacgatgatattgatgatgCTGACAATGATGACAATGGTGATGAGGACAacgatgatattgatgatgCTGACAATGATGACAATAGTGATGAGGACAacgatgatattgatgatgCTGACAATGATGACAATGGTGATGAGGACAacgatgatattgatgatgCTGACAATGATGACAGTGGTGATGAGGACAacgatgatattgatgatgCTGACAATGATGACAATGGTGATGAGGACAacgatgatattgatgatgCTGACAATGATGACAATGGTGATGAGGACAacgatgatattgatgatgctgacaatgatgacaatgatgatgaggACAAAGATGATATTGATGATGCTGACAATGATGACAATGGTGTTGACGACAacgatgatattgatgatgCTGACAATGATGACAATGGTGATGAGGACAacgatgatattgatgatgCTGACAATGATGACAATGGTGATGAGGACAacgatgatattgatgatgCTGACAATGATGACAATGGTGATGAGGACaatgatgatattgatgatgcTGACAATGATGACAATGGTGATGAGGACaatgatgatattgatgatgcTGACAGTGATGACAATGGTGATGAGGACAacgatgatattgatgatgatgctgaCAGTGGTGATGATGACACTGAACAATTGTAA